The Saccharomonospora cyanea NA-134 genome includes a region encoding these proteins:
- a CDS encoding chorismate mutase yields the protein MNAQTHDTDEAGRSGATTAEEIDQLRKEIDWLDAEILRLVKRRAEVSKTIGAARMAAGGPRIVYNREMDVLARYRELGPEGRQLAMALLNLGRGRLGR from the coding sequence ATGAACGCCCAGACCCACGACACCGACGAGGCAGGCCGGTCCGGCGCGACCACCGCCGAGGAGATCGACCAGCTCCGCAAGGAGATCGACTGGCTCGACGCGGAGATCCTCAGGCTGGTGAAACGCCGCGCCGAGGTGTCGAAGACGATCGGGGCGGCCCGGATGGCCGCGGGCGGTCCCCGCATCGTCTACAACCGCGAGATGGACGTCCTCGCCCGCTACCGGGAGCTGGGTCCCGAGGGCAGGCAGCTCGCGATGGCGTTGCTCAACCTCGGCCGGGGACGGCTGGGACGCTGA
- a CDS encoding serine/threonine-protein kinase — MSDEGRLVAGRYRVIKRIGTGAMGAVWQAHDEVLHRTVAIKQLLLQPGLDENEAEDARQRTMREGRIAARLHHPHAITVFDVVTDDNGQPCLIMEYLPSTSLAQELQTRKTLPPIEVAKIGAQIAAALKEAHAVGIVHRDIKPGNILLADNGVVKITDFGISRAKDDVTVTKTGMIAGTPAYLAPEVAVGGDPGPESDVFSLGSTLYAASEGQPPFGLSENTLGLLHAVAAGQINPPRRSGPLTSVLAVMLHPDVSHRPTAAQCEELLAAVARGETPLGGPGDEATRAHRRPGGGTAVLGAAGAGAVGGALGAAAADYPDGHSGQLDDRYDDSYDAGYDDRYQADEYYDEGPPTAAQPRETYDDYDEYERTAVAPGPQATRAVPADTAAYDDDRYDDRYDERGTDRGYDRPPPGSADDEEKGNWKVPAVIGAVVVIGMAAFVIWIFGSGGSGNTTEEPGNQLPEGTTQSWPSSTSSSEESTTTTTEETVEYNPAPTAADPGGGRDQEIPVPTDDGEDTTVDPTTTDGQPTSTPDDSDTTTPGDGDGGDTGTETPGTSSTTPPEGEASGAGNG, encoded by the coding sequence GTGAGCGACGAGGGTCGCCTGGTCGCCGGCCGCTACCGTGTCATCAAGCGGATCGGGACCGGTGCCATGGGTGCCGTCTGGCAGGCACACGACGAAGTGCTGCACCGGACGGTCGCGATCAAGCAGCTCTTGCTCCAGCCCGGCCTCGACGAGAACGAGGCCGAGGACGCGCGGCAACGCACCATGCGCGAGGGCCGGATCGCGGCCCGCCTGCACCACCCGCACGCGATCACCGTGTTCGACGTGGTGACGGACGACAACGGGCAGCCGTGTCTGATCATGGAGTACCTGCCGTCGACCAGCCTCGCGCAGGAACTCCAGACCCGCAAAACGCTGCCACCCATCGAGGTGGCCAAGATCGGAGCGCAGATCGCGGCCGCCCTCAAGGAGGCGCACGCCGTCGGCATCGTCCACCGGGACATCAAGCCGGGCAACATCCTGCTCGCCGACAACGGAGTCGTGAAGATCACCGACTTCGGCATCTCACGGGCGAAGGACGACGTCACGGTCACCAAGACGGGCATGATCGCGGGAACGCCGGCCTATCTCGCCCCCGAGGTCGCCGTGGGAGGCGATCCGGGTCCCGAGTCCGACGTCTTCTCCCTCGGCTCCACGCTGTACGCAGCCTCGGAAGGACAACCGCCGTTCGGGCTCAGCGAGAACACGCTGGGGCTGCTCCACGCCGTGGCCGCGGGGCAGATCAACCCACCTCGCCGCTCCGGGCCCCTGACCAGCGTGCTCGCCGTGATGCTGCACCCCGACGTGTCGCACCGGCCGACCGCGGCGCAGTGCGAGGAACTGCTGGCCGCCGTCGCGCGCGGGGAGACACCGCTCGGTGGTCCCGGCGACGAGGCCACCCGCGCGCATCGCAGGCCCGGTGGCGGCACCGCCGTGCTCGGTGCCGCCGGCGCGGGCGCGGTCGGTGGAGCACTGGGTGCGGCCGCCGCCGACTACCCGGACGGCCACTCCGGCCAACTCGACGACCGCTACGACGACAGCTACGACGCCGGGTACGACGACCGCTACCAGGCCGACGAGTACTACGACGAAGGTCCGCCCACGGCGGCACAGCCGCGCGAGACCTACGACGACTACGACGAGTACGAGCGCACGGCGGTCGCCCCGGGCCCTCAGGCCACGCGTGCCGTACCCGCCGACACGGCGGCGTACGACGACGACCGCTACGACGACCGCTACGACGAGCGCGGTACGGACCGTGGCTACGACCGTCCTCCTCCCGGCTCGGCGGACGACGAGGAGAAGGGCAACTGGAAGGTGCCCGCCGTCATCGGCGCCGTCGTGGTGATCGGGATGGCGGCGTTCGTGATCTGGATCTTCGGCAGCGGAGGTAGCGGCAACACCACCGAGGAGCCCGGCAACCAGCTCCCCGAAGGCACCACGCAGTCGTGGCCGAGTTCGACGAGTTCCTCGGAGGAGTCCACGACGACCACCACCGAGGAGACCGTGGAGTACAACCCGGCGCCGACGGCTGCCGACCCCGGTGGTGGTCGGGACCAGGAGATCCCGGTCCCGACGGACGACGGTGAGGACACCACCGTCGACCCCACCACGACGGACGGTCAGCCGACCTCCACACCGGACGACAGCGACACCACCACTCCGGGGGACGGCGACGGAGGTGACACCGGCACCGAAACGCCGGGCACGTCCTCCACCACTCCGCCTGAGGGTGAAGCGTCGGGTGCAGGCAACGGGTGA
- a CDS encoding GtrA family protein, translating into MRGRLGRGRLVRFAAVGVVNTATYVGLYLLLRLMLDYFVAHTVAFVLAMVGSYFLNCRFTFRTRPRLRTFLLFPLSNATNFVVTSAGLYLLVNVFSVDEAVAPLLAASVAIPATFLVTQYILTERRTHPSWAEHTTEIRS; encoded by the coding sequence GTGCGTGGACGACTAGGTCGTGGACGGCTGGTGCGGTTCGCCGCGGTCGGCGTGGTCAACACGGCGACGTACGTGGGCCTCTACCTGCTGCTGCGGCTCATGCTGGACTACTTCGTCGCGCACACCGTCGCTTTCGTACTGGCGATGGTGGGGTCGTACTTCCTCAACTGCCGGTTCACGTTCCGCACCCGCCCGCGCCTGCGCACGTTCCTGCTGTTCCCCCTCTCCAACGCCACGAACTTCGTGGTGACCTCGGCGGGTCTGTACCTGCTCGTGAACGTGTTCTCGGTCGACGAGGCAGTCGCACCGCTGCTCGCGGCGTCGGTCGCGATTCCCGCGACGTTCCTCGTGACGCAGTACATCCTCACCGAGCGCCGCACCCACCCGAGCTGGGCCGAGCACACCACGGAGATCCGCTCATGA
- a CDS encoding glycosyltransferase family 2 protein gives MRLSVIVPCYNEETCLPRLRAELLHVLSPLTEEFEVILVDDGSTDDTLGQLRAMARADSRFRYLSLSRNFGKESAMLAGLKHAAGDLVAILDADLQHPPELLGDMVALIDKGYDQVVARRNRTGDARVRTAASRAYYRMMNRLVDVELTDGVGDFRLLTRRAVDALLSLEERNRFSKGLFAWIGFDTAVVDYENVARTDGDSKWSLRSLVNYGIDGILSFNHQPLRLAMYLGALCTAAAFGYALWLVAGALLNGTTAPGYVTIMCGIIGFGGMQLLLVGVLGEYLGRIYQETKQRPHFLLKETSHSVAPETPCVDD, from the coding sequence ATGCGTCTTTCCGTCATCGTCCCGTGCTACAACGAGGAAACCTGCCTACCCCGCCTGAGAGCGGAGCTGCTGCACGTACTGTCTCCTCTCACCGAGGAGTTCGAGGTCATCCTCGTGGACGACGGCAGCACCGACGACACACTCGGCCAGCTCCGTGCCATGGCACGGGCGGACTCGCGGTTCCGGTACCTGTCGCTCAGCCGCAACTTCGGCAAGGAATCGGCGATGCTGGCGGGGTTGAAACACGCCGCGGGTGACCTGGTGGCCATCCTCGACGCCGACCTGCAACATCCGCCGGAACTGCTGGGCGACATGGTGGCCCTCATCGACAAGGGATACGACCAGGTGGTCGCCAGGCGGAACCGGACGGGGGACGCGCGGGTCCGGACGGCGGCGTCGCGGGCGTACTACCGGATGATGAACCGGCTCGTCGACGTGGAACTGACCGATGGTGTGGGCGACTTCAGGCTGCTGACCAGGCGCGCGGTGGACGCACTGCTGTCGCTGGAGGAACGCAACCGGTTCTCCAAGGGACTGTTCGCGTGGATCGGTTTCGACACGGCTGTCGTGGACTACGAGAACGTGGCGAGGACCGACGGCGACAGCAAGTGGTCGCTGCGGTCGCTGGTCAACTACGGCATCGACGGCATCCTGTCCTTCAACCACCAACCGTTGCGGCTCGCGATGTACCTGGGCGCGCTGTGCACGGCCGCCGCGTTCGGCTACGCCCTCTGGCTCGTCGCCGGTGCCCTGCTCAACGGCACGACGGCACCCGGCTACGTCACGATCATGTGCGGCATCATCGGGTTCGGCGGGATGCAGTTGCTGCTGGTCGGTGTTCTGGGCGAGTACCTGGGCCGGATCTACCAGGAGACGAAACAGCGTCCGCACTTCCTGCTGAAGGAGACGAGCCACAGCGTCGCGCCGGAGACACCGTGCGTGGACGACTAG
- a CDS encoding serine/threonine-protein kinase produces MKNTEGALVGERYRLDQPIGRGRAGIVWLAFDTMLHRTVAAKPTYLDPEREPDEARRTALAEAKRAMQVVHPSAVTVYDALQDGDEVWLVMEYVPSRNMADFLAEHGTLTPEQAGYLGAALGAALAAAHGAGVVHGAVEPGNVLLADDGGVKLTDIGIHGGAPDPAYLAPEVKRGAAPTAQSDAYALGATLFKAVEGSPPFGSDGEGDPVVPSRSGPLTAALEKLLRSEPDLRPALADTVAALRAVSKGRQAGFVPPTAPAMPTVPLMPRPPRVAPASAVSSNPAVRAASDPAPSSRRILLWALAAFVVVLAVIVVVVAL; encoded by the coding sequence GTGAAGAACACCGAAGGCGCTCTCGTCGGCGAGCGGTACAGGCTCGACCAGCCGATCGGTCGGGGCCGGGCAGGCATCGTGTGGCTGGCCTTCGACACGATGCTGCACCGGACGGTCGCGGCCAAGCCGACGTACCTCGATCCGGAGCGGGAGCCCGACGAGGCGAGGCGGACGGCGCTGGCCGAGGCGAAGCGCGCCATGCAGGTGGTCCACCCGAGCGCGGTGACGGTGTACGACGCGCTGCAGGACGGCGACGAGGTGTGGCTCGTCATGGAGTACGTGCCGTCGCGCAACATGGCCGACTTCCTGGCCGAGCACGGCACGCTCACCCCGGAGCAGGCGGGCTACCTGGGCGCGGCGCTCGGGGCGGCGCTCGCCGCCGCGCACGGTGCTGGGGTGGTGCACGGCGCCGTGGAACCCGGCAACGTTCTGCTGGCCGACGACGGCGGGGTCAAGCTCACCGACATCGGCATCCACGGCGGAGCGCCCGACCCGGCCTACCTCGCGCCGGAGGTCAAGCGCGGCGCAGCGCCCACCGCGCAGTCCGACGCGTACGCGCTCGGCGCCACCCTGTTCAAGGCCGTGGAGGGTTCTCCACCGTTCGGCTCCGACGGCGAGGGGGATCCCGTGGTGCCCTCGCGTAGCGGACCGTTGACGGCGGCGCTGGAGAAACTGCTGCGCTCGGAGCCCGACCTGCGTCCGGCGCTGGCCGACACGGTCGCCGCGTTACGCGCCGTGAGCAAGGGCAGGCAGGCCGGGTTCGTGCCACCGACCGCCCCGGCCATGCCCACGGTTCCCCTGATGCCGCGCCCGCCGAGGGTGGCACCGGCTTCCGCCGTGTCCTCGAACCCCGCGGTGCGCGCGGCGTCGGATCCGGCGCCCTCGTCGCGGCGGATCCTGCTGTGGGCGCTCGCGGCGTTCGTCGTCGTGCTGGCAGTGATCGTGGTCGTCGTCGCCCTTTAG